In Saccharothrix violaceirubra, the following are encoded in one genomic region:
- a CDS encoding helix-turn-helix domain-containing protein: protein MAKQGRRSFTFEFKLEVVRRFVDGGASALELAREHDLASPKQVETWARLYRRDGEDALRPKPKGRPAKPAGTTGLSELERLRQENLELSAKVAYLEKLRALKEQGRD from the coding sequence ATGGCCAAACAGGGCAGGCGGTCGTTCACGTTCGAGTTCAAGCTGGAGGTCGTGCGCCGGTTCGTCGACGGTGGGGCGTCCGCGCTGGAGCTGGCGCGTGAGCATGACCTGGCCTCGCCGAAACAGGTCGAGACCTGGGCCAGGTTGTACCGGCGTGACGGCGAGGACGCGCTGCGGCCCAAGCCGAAAGGCCGGCCTGCCAAGCCCGCCGGCACCACCGGGCTCAGCGAGCTGGAACGGTTGCGGCAGGAGAACCTGGAGCTGTCCGCGAAGGTGGCGTACCTGGAAAAACTGCGGGCCTTGAAGGAGCAGGGGCGAGACTGA
- a CDS encoding IS3 family transposase: MLKAAGLARSTFFYQQARLARPDPHAELKTAITEEFEAAHGRYGHRRVHLVPSRKGRRVARKTVLKLMNTLGLVCKVRRPRRHRSWQGQTGTTAGNLLNREFGASSPDTKWVTDVTEFRVGDRKIHLSPVIDLFDRSVIAYSCGLSPSLELTNSSLRAAIATLPAAARPLVHPDQGFHYQHVTWRRLLADAGLTQSMSRRGNCLDNAVAENFFGHLKEELFHHTTFDTVEEFTAALHEYIDWYNTTRISTTLKGLSPVQYRAQALAA, from the coding sequence CTGCTCAAGGCCGCGGGCCTTGCCCGCTCGACGTTCTTCTACCAGCAGGCCCGCCTGGCCCGGCCCGACCCGCACGCCGAACTCAAGACCGCGATCACCGAGGAGTTCGAGGCCGCCCATGGCCGTTACGGGCATCGGCGGGTTCACCTGGTGCCGAGCCGCAAGGGCCGGCGGGTGGCCAGGAAGACGGTGCTGAAGCTGATGAACACCCTCGGCCTGGTCTGCAAGGTCCGCAGGCCACGCCGCCACCGGTCCTGGCAGGGGCAGACCGGCACCACCGCCGGGAACCTGCTCAACCGCGAGTTCGGCGCCTCGTCTCCGGACACGAAATGGGTCACCGACGTCACCGAGTTCCGCGTTGGTGACCGCAAGATCCATCTGTCGCCGGTGATCGACCTGTTCGACCGGTCCGTGATCGCCTACAGCTGCGGCCTGTCCCCGTCGCTGGAGCTGACGAACTCCTCACTGCGCGCCGCGATCGCCACCCTGCCCGCCGCGGCCAGACCACTGGTGCACCCCGACCAGGGCTTCCACTACCAGCACGTCACCTGGCGCAGGCTACTGGCCGATGCCGGTCTGACCCAGTCGATGTCCCGGCGGGGCAACTGCCTGGACAACGCGGTCGCCGAGAACTTCTTCGGACATCTGAAGGAAGAACTGTTCCACCACACCACGTTCGACACCGTCGAGGAGTTCACCGCGGCACTGCACGAGTACATCGACTGGTACAACACCACCCGCATCTCCACCACGCTCAAGGGCCTGAGCCCGGTCCAATACCGAGCCCAGGCCCTCGCGGCCTAA
- a CDS encoding phage holin family protein, which translates to MGILVHVVLTAVAVWISTVIPGIDLEGASVPGKIGTLVGVALLFGLVNAVVKPVVKFFGCVFYLVTLGLIGLVVNGLLFWLTGWLAGELGLPFTVTGFWPAFFGALVVALTSWVLNLVYDRIAD; encoded by the coding sequence ATGGGCATTTTGGTGCACGTGGTGCTGACCGCCGTCGCGGTGTGGATCTCCACGGTGATCCCCGGCATCGACCTCGAAGGCGCCTCGGTGCCCGGCAAGATCGGCACGCTGGTCGGGGTCGCGTTGCTGTTCGGCCTGGTCAACGCCGTGGTCAAGCCGGTGGTCAAGTTCTTCGGGTGCGTGTTCTACCTGGTCACCCTCGGCCTGATCGGGCTGGTCGTGAACGGCCTGCTGTTCTGGCTCACGGGGTGGCTCGCGGGCGAGCTGGGCCTGCCGTTCACGGTCACCGGGTTCTGGCCCGCGTTCTTCGGCGCGCTGGTCGTCGCGCTCACGAGCTGGGTGCTCAACCTGGTCTACGACCGGATCGCCGACTGA